One Papaver somniferum cultivar HN1 chromosome 10, ASM357369v1, whole genome shotgun sequence genomic window carries:
- the LOC113317368 gene encoding LOW QUALITY PROTEIN: PRA1 family protein E-like (The sequence of the model RefSeq protein was modified relative to this genomic sequence to represent the inferred CDS: substituted 2 bases at 2 genomic stop codons) encodes MWKPEQQTSGGYGTIPIPITKTAITAPTSDSRTEFVSLATERVQAVYASSRPWKELIDFSAFALPYSYAETTARIRKNITYFRVNYTIVALIILFLSLXXHPISMIVFLIIFVGWFSLYFFRDEPVVVYNQTLDDRLVLFLLSLVTVVALPFTHVGMNVLVSCIIGAVVISLHAAIRITDDQFLDEQEVSDNGFASYSRV; translated from the coding sequence ATGTGGAAACCAGAACAACAAACATCAGGAggctatggaacaattccaatccCGATAACAAAGACAGCAATAACAGCTCCAACATCAGATTCAAGAACTGAATTTGTATCCTTAGCAACAGAAAGAGTTCAAGCAGTTTATGCATCAAGTAGACCATGGAAAGAACTCATAGATTTCTCAGCATTTGCATTACCTTACAGCTACGCTGAGACTACGGCACGTATCAGAAAAAACATAACTTATTTTCGTGTTAATTACACCATTGTTGCTCTGATTATACTATTTTTGAGTTTATGATGACATCCAATTTCGATGATAGTATTCTTGATTATATTTGTTGGTTGGTTTTCTCTTTATTTCTTTAGGGATGAACCCGTTGTGGTATACAATCAAACACTTGATGATCGCTTAGTGTTGTTTTTGTTAAGTTTGGTTACTGTTGTTGCTTTACCGTTCACACATGTGGGTATGAATGTTTTGGTTTCTTGCATAATTGGAGCTGTTGTTATCAGTCTGCATGCTGCTATTAGGATTACTGATGATCAGTTTTTGGATGAACAAGAGGTTTCTGACAATGGGTTTGCTTCTTATAGTCGCGTTTGA